The window AACATAGACCATAGGCCAATGATATTGGAAATGGAAcaatcattcatttacatgaGCTAAGTGTTGTCTTATGTCCCAAGATCTGGTCACTAGTTCTTCTGATGAGTAGTGTCGTCACTTTACCAAATGTTATAAATACTTTATCTAGGTATATAGACTGTAGCTAAGATTTTTAGCTTTATTAAGACCTTGAGAGGAAGATAGAGTTCATGACAACAAGGCGGATTAACTCGCCATATAAGGTTTTGTAACCATCAGTAGATTTATTTAGAATATACAGAAGTCAAGATTTCTTATTTGATACAATAAATACATATGCTCTAGTGATTTTCAGGTTCCACGGAGGGCACGAACACGTTCTTGAATCAATTTCCTTTCCCAATCTGCAACGTCTTCGAATGCATTCTCGGGGAGACTCTCAAATGGCTCTTTCCAGGGATCGTTCTTGGCAAGATCATACGTTGCACCGCGGATGGCTCCTTTGTTAGGCCCACATGGACGCTTCGATACCAATGTGTCATAAGCAGTGTTAAGCTGTTCCAAAAACACAGAATCAGATAGCAAAAAACTTCTTGGAGTGAAGTTGAGTGAGGGAGACCTTTTTTACTTACGTTCATGTCGCAGAACCAATACATATAAGCAATAGAAACCCCTGGAGCTCTTCCCAATCCAGCTGAGCAATGCACGTAGACTCTTCCTTTACCTTCTGAAACCGCCCATTCCAAAGAAGAAACAGCTTTTGGAAGTTGGCTCCTCAACGAAAGCGGATCAAAGTCTTTTGCCTGACAGAATTAGaaattgataaacaaaaaaattaaaaattcatattCACATGATTTCACAGGTTGAGAAGGCAAGAAATGTTCCTTACGGGCCTTCTCATGTGACGGATTCCAAGCTCCTTACATCGTCTAACAATGGAGTCTAGATCGATTCCCCAATAGTCAATGTCCTTGTCCTGCTGCAAGTTAAGTATGTAAGCAACATTCTCTTCCTGCTTCAAGTGATCTATGTCCTCAGGTTTCTGTGGCTGTGACCCAACAATCAGTTCATCTCTTATCAATGTATAGTTCATACCtgaagaacagaacaaagacCAAAAAATGCGAGAAAAAATCATCACATAAACCTTGTATCCACATGAAACACTAAATCCTTGTAACACAGCTACTGAATGTGTTGCCCAAAATACACTAACCTGTGCGTTTTTTTAGCTttcagaaaggaaaaaaaacactaaatccTTGTAAACACAGCTATCAATTTCATAAATCTGTTTCAAAGTTCAAGAAACTATATACACCAAAGTTCTTGGAACTTAAACAACTACACTCACcttcctcaagaacactctctcagTTCAAATCTAATCAAACACTAGCCAACCTAACCACAAAGTCAAATGAATGAACACTGTTCTACTCTtgacaaacaaagaaagaaatcatTAATTATGTAACAAAATCGAAGAAAAGATGTATACCAAGATCATGATGATATTCATAAGGGCTCCTCATCAATCTCTTCATAGCTGTATTGTAATCCTCCATTTTGTTCTTGGAGCTAAGAGAGACCCCATTTGTTCCTGAGCTTTCTCCAGAGATTTTGCAAGACACTCCCGCCAGATTTCTTCTGTGAAATCTCAGATCAGACGACGAAGAACTGAAGCAAgaatatttatcattttctcGGGGAAATCTAGTCACCGGGAAAATACAGCTCTTGACTCCAATCACACTCATCGTCTCTCTATCTCTCGTTCTTCACCTGATTGCAACATTGAAATCTCTGCAGTAACATATGCATTTTACAATAATGGCCGGTGTCACACAAAACGATAACGACATTTGTGTTATTGGGCTTTTAATTTAATGGGCCTTTTAATAATAAGTTATATAGCCCATTaagtaaaaccctaatttttaccTCGCCTGTATACAAAATCGAAACGAGCCAAAACCTAAGTTCCCTCCTTCTTCGCCGGCACTTGCCCATCGTCTGCTTCCCTCCTCCCAAGCCGGCGAAAATTGTGAGTTAATCTTCTGTTTCGTGAGTATACATTCATTTGAATATATGCATTCATCATACTAGATCATTCATTTGATTAGATATACTTAGACGTGTGATCATGTGAACTTCAATCATTGCTTACTAGATTGTTCCATCTCCCAGGAATCTGGTTTTAGATTGTATCTTTCTTACAACTTATCtgtattttttggatttcagaCCAAGAGGACCAAGAAGGCTGGAATTGTCGGCAAATATGGTGAGTATTCAGTAACTAATCCTTGGCTATATATAGCTGTTGCTGTGAAGTATACAACTTTAGAATTCTCTTGGTTCATATGTTGAAAGCCTAAGCGTTGTTTCGATGGTTGGAATTGGCTAATAGCATTTTCTTAAAGTATACAACTTTAGAATTCTCTTGATTCATATGTTGAAACCCATTGACCTTGTTTCCATGGTTAGAAGAATTAGTATCAGATCACGAACAGAGAAGTGAAATGTCTCTATAATAATGTTTGAATCCTCAATCTGAATCTGTTGAATTTGTTGTGTTTGCAAAAAGGTACACGATATGGTGCCAGTCTTAGGAAGCAGATCAAGAAGATGGAAGTGAGTCAACACAGCAAGTACTTCTGCGAGTTCTGCGGAAAGGTACTCCTCATTTACCATCTCTTGAGTAACCACATTGTCATTGAATTCAGTTTGCAAAGctcttttgttttgcattttgtaaaaaagagtttttgttttggttatgtAGTATGCCGTGAAGAGGAAAGCTGTTGGCATTTGGGGTTGCAAAGATTGCGGGAAAGTGAAAGCAGGCGGTGCATACACAATGAACACAGCAAGTGCTGTGACAGTTAGGAGTACCATTAGACGATTGAGAGAGCAAACCGAGAGCTAGATCCAGAGAATCCTAACCTTCCCATCACTGTGAGAAGTCCTTTTTGTTCTATCAAAATATCAAAGTTCCATCGGCATTTATCTTGATTCAGATTAACTAACCCCCTTGACTCCTTTTGGGGTTTTGCCTTTTTGTTTCTGTATTGAACCTTCCAATTCTTTTTCAATGAAGTTTACAGTTTGGTTTATATGTGTAAGAGCTTAACCTTACCAATGTCAAAATTTCTACAGTTTACTTTATTTCTCCCACCACATTTTTACACTTTCCTCTACAAgagaaataaatcaataatgCAATCACTAGTCTTCTTCCTAACAAAGAAATctaaagaccaaaaaaataaaaatcaaatagtaacaaaaaaatgtaaaaatctAAACGGTAGTAGTGTCATTATCAGTCTCACTAGCTTTGACAAGTCCATTGTTATGAttaacctcttcttctttaactttCCTTTTCAAAAACCCAAACTTCACCAAACCTTCTTCACCCCAATCCCATAGATGCAACACGATGTAACTCCCAATCCCACCGATCAACCCGTACGCGACTGAGTAAGTCAACGGCATCAGAATCATCGTCACGAATGCCGGAATCGCTTCCCTCATATCTTCCCAATCAATCTCCGTCACcgatttcatcatcatcactcccACTAATATCAACGGCGGACCAACCGCCCAAGCCGGAATCGAAGCTAGCAACGGCGTGAAAAACATCgctaagaaaaaataaaccgCCACCGTGATCGCCGTCAGCCCCGTCCTCCCACCTTCTCTTATCCCCGTCGACGATTCGATGAACACCGTCACCGGAGATGTACCGAGCAAGGACCCGATCACAATCGCGGACGCGTCGGACATAAACGCGAAATACTGTCCGGCGAAATCTCCGTTCTCGTCTACGAATCCGGCGAATCTAGCCATCGAGTAAAGCGTCCCCGTCGTATCTAATATATCCACGTAGAGGAACGTCACCAGAGCTTCCCAGAAATGTCCTTTGCTCATACCGGAGAAGCTCAAAGCTCCGGCGGTGTGTTTGATGACGTGTACATCGACGATCTTTTTGAAATAATCGTGAGCTGCGTCTCCGGCCGATGTGTTCGGAAACGCCGTTACCTCCGTGTTACGGAACCACGAGATCGCCGTCACGAAGACGATCCCGTAGATCATAGCTCCTTTCACGTTCTTCACCAAACAATAAGCTATGATCACGAATCCGACTATACCTAACCAAAACGTCGGAGACTCCATTCGTCCGTGAACACACATAATATCGCCGGAAACTGCTCCTCCGGCGAGTAAACTAACGGTTCCGTTAGCCGACGTTATAACGGGAGCTAAGGATACTCGTGACGAGGTTGGACAGGCGGCGAGAGTGACGAGAGTTGACGGACTATAACCGACTAAACCGATTCCTTGATTGTTCTGTAAACCGATGAAAGCTAAGAAAAGTCCGATTCCGGCGGAGGAGCTGATTCTGACCGGTTTAGGGACGAGTTTCGCGAGCTTTGCTCTGAAACCTATAGCGGAGATGAATAGAAATATCAACCCTTCGATGAACACGGCGGCGAGTGCGGTCCGGTATGAGATTGAACCGGATCCGTGAAACCCGACGACGGTGTAAGCGAAATAAGCGTTAGTTCCCATTCCCGGAGCTAAAGCCAACGGGAGATTCGCCATCAACCCCATGATTACGCATCCGATTAGTGAGGCAGCTACGGTGGCGACGATTAGATCCTTTCGGATTCCTTCAACGCATGCGGCGTAACCGGGATTAACCGGGTTGAATTTGCAAGAAACGTCGGGTTGGAGTAATCGGAGACCCGGTCCGGTACACTGAGAAGGGTTGATCGTTGGGTCAGAGCAGAGAGGGATACAGTCGGAAACAGAGCAAGTACCACCGGAATCAGAGAGGATCGAAGCGTTGACGGCGAGGATGTAAGCCATGGTTAAGAAAGTGGCGGTACCAGCACGGAGCTCAGTGGTGAAAGTTGAATTACGTTCGGCGAGTTTGAAACGTTTACCAACCCGGCTCGAACCAACGTAGGTGTTGAGCCGGTTTAGTAGCTTGGGCTTAGGtctagtactagtagtagtagaaggTAGTTGCTCCATTAGAGGAGATGAGATGATCACACagaaagaagtacaagaaagaaaaatacaaagttttgtttagttttttgggttttgtaatcTAGTGAAAGAGAACAGGGTTGTGCTTATATATATCAGAGAGGATTATATAAATACAGCTGTGTGTGTAGTGTATAGTGGGGGAGTTTTAGGGAGCTTTTGATATGATTAGAGAAAGAGGAAAGATTCTGGTTAGAGAGGAATGGGATCTTTAGAAGAGAAGTATCTCACATGTAACCATGTGTCCAGGATTCTTgctcacttttatttttcttacatctTGTAACAGTCAGTTTtgtacttttttaatatattgatatgCAATCTCTGActattattgaatttgtttagtATTGTTGTAATTATATCATGTAATCAATCACACGTATTTGTCGGGAAGAGTATTTTCGACGCTTTTTTTTACACTTAAAAGATGTCATTTTCTTGATATTTAAGTACTGTGgcttttgtagttttgtatcaagttttttttttctgttataaaTGGTCATCAATATGCAGAgctttattattaaaattgtttattatGATTATGGTGTGTATGGATATGTGGCAACTACACACAATTGCGGCCAAGAAGGTCGCGTTACAAAGTTGGCTACAAAATACAAATGTGAACAACTCTTAACTAACCCCCTATTATATATTTGACCAATTGACTTTGACCtctcaacttattttttttgggtgatatataattttctaaatagacATCATTTCGCaaaattgtattgtttttttttccaaaatttaaatGTTGGTTTTcgaaaatatattatgtttttttttgttgatcatTTATTTTTCAAGTGGATCATCGTTTGAGTAATCTTTTGAACTCAATATGTTGGTGGGGAAGTCAAAGATATCGGTTTGACTACGATTGATCGACTTCGTGTAGTTTGGTTTATATAATCGagcttattatttaaaaaaaaatttcttaaaaacaaCACTAAATATTAGATGAATCACAAAGGCTTCAATTGGTGaccaaaatttaggaaaaaaacgAGAAGGAATATCACATTCTTTtttattccacaatttttttagcatttaatagtaatatttttttccctaCATTCCTCTACATTCTTCAAAAAATAGGgaacaatagaacaaaaatattcctccccaaaattgatgaagaataaatggaacaaaaaaaacaaatattaaaattcatttttattttataataaataaaaaatatgtttattaataaaattttaattttgtaatataaaaactttcatattttcacaatgtattgacaggaaaaaaaatttgataggAATTTTATGCTAAACTAATCTTAAGGCTATATTTGAAAACTGTATGAATAGTAgaacaaatttaaattactcttaaaattttattgtatgttaatatcaattattaatatttaatatgatatatctaaaatttaatttacaaattttatttgaaaaatcaaatataaaaaatttattatatatacattaaaataatattaatattataattgaaatttaatttatttaatatttaatatattttaaaaatatttttattgtttagttaccatttactattttgttccttctctgcattatttttttaattccttttctttttgttcttctaatggTTACCAGTTGAGTAAAAGCCATAGaatcttattttaattaaaaaaaattaaccaaattctAAAATGTCCATATTGGGGAAGACAAGAAGATCATCAGAAAATAGACGTCTCACTATAATCAAGATGTAAAGAATTCAAAGAAGTAGTTCAttcatttttctaattaacAGCACGTGGACGGAcataaataagaagaaaaactcCAGTTTTGTGATTCTTAATATGACAGAATATTTAGTCTTGTCAGTATAATCATATGTTCCTCCACGATCTATAATAAGGGAAAATAAACTACTATACATGAGAATATATAATCTGTTTTATGTGTagttattttgattaaaaacctaaaatatttgaaaagtaGTTCATGAATAAAATGGTAAGATGATACCTATATATTTGAACTAGAACAAATTAATGTAGATTTGAACGTAAGATATCTTTTGGGGGCCATCCACTTATAAGTGTGTCTTTGTTACGAGTGCCATGCTATTTATTGTCTAGGTCTCACTATCAACTTACAAGTAACGACACTTTACTGCATATCAATTATTTGCGTAGGCCGCAGTATTTATTTCCATAATCTACTACTTCAGCATTCGACAAAAAGAAAACgtattaatagatttttttatatatatatatatatatatatatatatatataatgtatagcCAGATTATAAACAACTATTTACCATTGTCAAAGAGTGGTCCATCTACTAATCTACATATGGACTAACCAATCTTCCACGTACTGTGCAAGTTGATGTAAGCGTGTGATTAGAATTCAGCAATTGGTATATAAGGGCTTTTCTATATTTACGGGttatggtttaaacttttaattgtcaaaaaaaaaaaaaatagccgTTTAGGGTTGCGGGTTTCAGAACAAGCGTCTTatattgatttgtaaatttgaaaGCTTGCATtctcttcattttttatatatatttttggggtAATTCAAGATTCTATATATAGTTCCCTCTCGTATGTTCCAGGGTTAGAACTACTCTACCTATGAACATCTgctttgaaaaaaacaaaaaattaatatataaggaCGAACGTAAATATGATATGGTCATCTTAACTATGCTATGCCATTTAggaatatatgatgatgatgacgacgaagGATTAATCGAACTATCGAAGGAAGATACGGTAGTAAGAAACTTGGATTAATTATAGTCGTCGTCGAGGctttactatatagtatatatgttGAAGACTTTCACAGTTCCAACCGCATCATTTCAACTAGAAGAtggtatataaaaaatttatgtgtATGGAAGGAAAGTTTACAGAATTACGTCATGATATTGTGGCACAAGGAAACGAAGATAAAGATTCATCAATTCATGGATGATCCCAAATAATGATTTAGTCACCTTGCATGCTAATATCCTCCTCACAAGTAGTAATTCTTAATTATCGCGAACACAAAAAGACCATGAGATAACACAAAATGCTAGACTTGTGGTGTGATAGATATTTTAAATAGTTCGTTCTACCATCTCAGTCCAAATATTTTTGAATCTTcatgttaatatttttcttaatttgaaaaagtatatatttacgtattaaaaaaagaactagtattttaccaaaaaaaaaaaaaaagaactagtaTTTGTTTTGCAGATTTGTAGTATTAAtcattgtaaaaataaatagattggTGGTGGCCGACTTCACGTGAGGAGATGCCCTC is drawn from Camelina sativa cultivar DH55 chromosome 1, Cs, whole genome shotgun sequence and contains these coding sequences:
- the LOC104704243 gene encoding 60S ribosomal protein L37a-1-like, which gives rise to FNNKLYSPLSKTLIFTSPVYKIETSQNLSSLLLRRHLPIVCFPPPKPAKITKRTKKAGIVGKYGTRYGASLRKQIKKMEVSQHSKYFCEFCGKYAVKRKAVGIWGCKDCGKVKAGGAYTMNTASAVTVRSTIRRLREQTES
- the LOC104767936 gene encoding phosphoglucan phosphatase LSF2, chloroplastic produces the protein MSVIGVKSCIFPVTRFPRENDKYSCFSSSSSDLRFHRRNLAGVSCKISGESSGTNGVSLSSKNKMEDYNTAMKRLMRSPYEYHHDLGMNYTLIRDELIVGSQPQKPEDIDHLKQEENVAYILNLQQDKDIDYWGIDLDSIVRRCKELGIRHMRRPAKDFDPLSLRSQLPKAVSSLEWAVSEGKGRVYVHCSAGLGRAPGVSIAYMYWFCDMNLNTAYDTLVSKRPCGPNKGAIRGATYDLAKNDPWKEPFESLPENAFEDVADWERKLIQERVRALRGT
- the LOC104767864 gene encoding adenine/guanine permease AZG1 gives rise to the protein MEQLPSTTTSTRPKPKLLNRLNTYVGSSRVGKRFKLAERNSTFTTELRAGTATFLTMAYILAVNASILSDSGGTCSVSDCIPLCSDPTINPSQCTGPGLRLLQPDVSCKFNPVNPGYAACVEGIRKDLIVATVAASLIGCVIMGLMANLPLALAPGMGTNAYFAYTVVGFHGSGSISYRTALAAVFIEGLIFLFISAIGFRAKLAKLVPKPVRISSSAGIGLFLAFIGLQNNQGIGLVGYSPSTLVTLAACPTSSRVSLAPVITSANGTVSLLAGGAVSGDIMCVHGRMESPTFWLGIVGFVIIAYCLVKNVKGAMIYGIVFVTAISWFRNTEVTAFPNTSAGDAAHDYFKKIVDVHVIKHTAGALSFSGMSKGHFWEALVTFLYVDILDTTGTLYSMARFAGFVDENGDFAGQYFAFMSDASAIVIGSLLGTSPVTVFIESSTGIREGGRTGLTAITVAVYFFLAMFFTPLLASIPAWAVGPPLILVGVMMMKSVTEIDWEDMREAIPAFVTMILMPLTYSVAYGLIGGIGSYIVLHLWDWGEEGLVKFGFLKRKVKEEEVNHNNGLVKASETDNDTTTV